Proteins from a genomic interval of Pseudanabaena yagii GIHE-NHR1:
- a CDS encoding glycosyltransferase translates to MRKLYFLLPGTTNKFACGGLWAELKTLKLAQQICAAEVVTYRQREPEHLWLNDLLSNDDTFRALDDVIFVMSWGFDVVKLAPKLKHLNVIYHAHSAGYGFNLPASVPIITVSRNTLGYWGQRSPHALIYYLPNEISDQFQNWHGDRDIDVLVQSRKSSNYLMKQLIPALQKQCRVEVINSYVENLEGLFNRAKVYLYDSAEYWEIQGVTEGFGLQPMEALACGCQVFSSVNHGLSDYLDPAFNCYKIAGYSQEFDVQRIIKTIQNPPKLSLAASVLAEYRSENIIQRLTVILEDLNEFFDHKQRYQGNIPELSYWYITKLRSQRILAKLKKKFKL, encoded by the coding sequence ATGAGAAAACTGTACTTTTTATTGCCAGGAACCACAAATAAATTTGCCTGTGGGGGATTGTGGGCAGAGTTGAAAACCTTAAAGCTAGCTCAGCAAATTTGTGCGGCGGAAGTAGTCACCTATCGGCAACGGGAACCAGAGCATTTATGGCTAAATGATTTACTCAGTAATGATGATACATTTCGAGCCTTAGATGATGTAATTTTCGTGATGAGTTGGGGATTTGATGTCGTTAAGCTTGCCCCTAAGTTAAAGCATCTCAATGTAATTTATCATGCTCACAGTGCAGGCTATGGCTTTAATCTCCCTGCAAGTGTGCCAATTATTACCGTCAGTCGCAATACTCTCGGTTATTGGGGACAGCGATCGCCCCACGCGCTCATTTACTATTTACCCAATGAGATTTCTGATCAGTTTCAAAACTGGCATGGCGATCGCGATATTGATGTCTTAGTCCAATCTCGAAAATCTTCTAATTACTTAATGAAGCAATTAATTCCAGCTTTGCAAAAGCAATGTCGTGTGGAAGTAATTAATTCTTATGTAGAAAATTTAGAGGGATTATTTAATCGTGCTAAGGTCTATTTGTATGATTCTGCCGAATATTGGGAGATACAGGGCGTAACCGAAGGATTTGGACTGCAACCTATGGAAGCTCTAGCCTGTGGATGTCAAGTTTTTTCCAGTGTTAATCATGGATTATCCGATTATTTAGATCCTGCTTTTAATTGCTATAAAATTGCAGGCTATTCTCAAGAATTTGATGTACAAAGAATAATCAAAACTATTCAAAATCCACCAAAGTTATCTTTAGCCGCTTCAGTATTAGCAGAATATCGTTCTGAGAATATTATTCAACGCTTAACCGTAATTTTGGAAGATCTCAATGAATTTTTTGATCACAAACAACGATATCAGGGAAATATTCCCGAACTAAGCTATTGGTACATCACAAAGCTGCGATCGCAAAGAATATTAGCTAAGCTCAAAAAGAAATTTAAGCTTTAA
- a CDS encoding EAL domain-containing protein, which translates to MSEVDILQLKITELEAKNLSLREQLAQISAERLRKYKAEFLIANLAQKLVENIQTGIIVHDADTKIIFANPAAADILGLIQSEMSGKDVNDPNWRFYHGDGRIMRLEDFPVNKILREKQILKNYEMGLYRSATNDIVWALINAYPEFDQEGEITRIVITFVEVTDFKRTSLALQESEQRYASLASELEATRNFLQNIIDHLPVAVFVKDGRPKNFGKMLLWNRTSENMFGVTVQDAIGKTVYDHFPKEQADFFSQKDIEAFASGAPEDIPEEPIDSYSLGRRILHTVKIPLYDRNLYPQYLLCFAEDITERKQAETALRESEERFRQMAENIHEIFWMVNANFTQFIYINPAYEKISGFPCEEIYENSQAFIKVIHEEDRAKVLATHQQHLNTGWSLEYRMVQPSGEIRWLFERAVPVRNELGAIQSIVGIGQDITDRKYSEDKLVYQAFHDNLTGLPNRTLFTDRLEMVLKKSKRMVEHRFAILFIDLDRFKVINDSLGHLVGDRLLIKIAEILERSVRSFDTVARLGGDEFTILLDDIDSSQDAIEVAERIHARLLNEIEIDSNQILTSASIGIVFGSHDYDNASDLLRDADIAMYRAKDQGRACYEIFDQAMYDLVLSRLQLENELRQAIAREEFLVYYEPIVCLKTMHLCGFEALVRWQHPTRGFITAGEFIPIAEETGLVVSLGKWVLQTACRQIKLWLEQYPSLKSLTINVNLSGKQLKDPQIINTIDDILHETGIPQSCLNLEITETILIENTEIAVRVFQQLRARNIHLSLDDFGTGFSSLSYLQRFPVNIIKIDRSFISQIHSGDRNVEIVKAIIALAHAMNIKVIAEGIELREQISQLQAWDCDFAQGYYFARSLSAEAASALLEKAVLRTAFF; encoded by the coding sequence ATGAGTGAAGTAGATATCTTGCAATTAAAAATTACGGAGCTAGAAGCGAAAAATCTCTCTTTAAGGGAGCAATTAGCGCAAATTTCTGCTGAACGGCTGAGGAAATATAAGGCTGAATTTTTAATTGCGAATCTCGCTCAAAAACTAGTTGAAAATATCCAAACAGGTATTATCGTTCATGACGCTGACACTAAGATTATATTTGCCAATCCTGCGGCGGCAGATATCTTGGGTCTCATTCAAAGCGAAATGTCAGGGAAGGATGTGAATGATCCGAACTGGCGTTTTTATCATGGGGATGGGCGGATCATGCGCTTAGAGGATTTTCCTGTGAATAAGATCCTGCGTGAAAAGCAAATCTTGAAAAACTATGAGATGGGTTTGTATCGTTCTGCAACCAATGACATAGTTTGGGCTTTAATTAATGCCTATCCTGAGTTTGATCAAGAAGGGGAGATCACGCGCATAGTAATTACATTTGTAGAAGTCACTGATTTTAAAAGAACCTCGCTCGCCTTACAAGAAAGTGAACAACGCTATGCCTCCTTAGCAAGTGAACTGGAGGCTACGCGCAATTTTTTGCAAAATATTATCGATCATTTGCCTGTGGCTGTATTTGTCAAGGATGGTAGACCCAAAAACTTTGGCAAAATGTTGCTCTGGAATCGCACCAGTGAAAATATGTTTGGTGTAACAGTCCAAGATGCGATCGGTAAAACCGTCTATGATCACTTCCCCAAAGAACAAGCAGATTTTTTCAGTCAAAAGGATATTGAAGCTTTTGCGAGTGGTGCTCCTGAAGATATCCCTGAAGAACCTATTGATAGTTACAGCCTAGGGCGACGTATTCTCCACACTGTCAAAATCCCTCTCTATGATCGCAATTTATATCCTCAATATCTGCTCTGTTTTGCTGAAGATATTACTGAACGCAAGCAAGCAGAAACAGCCTTAAGGGAAAGCGAAGAGAGATTTCGCCAAATGGCAGAAAATATCCACGAGATCTTCTGGATGGTTAATGCCAATTTCACGCAGTTTATCTATATCAATCCTGCCTATGAAAAAATTTCAGGCTTCCCCTGTGAAGAGATCTATGAGAATTCTCAAGCATTTATCAAGGTAATTCATGAGGAAGATCGAGCGAAAGTACTTGCTACGCATCAACAACATCTCAATACAGGATGGAGTCTTGAATATCGGATGGTGCAGCCCAGTGGGGAAATTCGCTGGTTATTTGAAAGAGCCGTACCAGTGCGTAATGAATTAGGCGCAATTCAAAGTATCGTCGGCATTGGGCAAGACATTACCGATCGCAAATATAGTGAAGACAAACTCGTTTATCAGGCTTTTCACGATAATTTGACGGGCTTACCCAATCGCACATTGTTTACCGATCGCCTCGAAATGGTGCTCAAAAAATCTAAGCGGATGGTAGAGCATCGTTTTGCCATTCTATTTATTGATTTAGACCGATTTAAAGTCATCAATGATAGTCTGGGGCATTTAGTAGGCGATCGCCTCTTAATTAAGATTGCCGAAATCCTCGAAAGATCTGTGCGTTCCTTTGATACGGTGGCAAGACTGGGTGGCGATGAATTTACGATTCTTTTAGATGATATTGATAGTTCTCAGGATGCGATCGAAGTTGCCGAACGGATTCATGCAAGGCTCCTAAATGAAATTGAGATTGATAGCAACCAAATTCTGACAAGCGCTAGTATTGGCATTGTCTTTGGTTCCCATGATTATGACAATGCGAGTGACCTCCTTCGAGATGCGGATATCGCGATGTATCGAGCCAAGGATCAAGGTCGTGCCTGTTATGAAATCTTTGATCAAGCGATGTATGACTTAGTGCTCAGTCGTCTCCAACTCGAAAATGAACTAAGACAGGCAATCGCACGTGAGGAATTTCTGGTTTATTACGAACCGATTGTATGTTTAAAAACAATGCATCTATGCGGTTTTGAAGCCTTAGTCCGTTGGCAACATCCCACTAGAGGCTTCATCACCGCAGGGGAATTCATTCCTATTGCTGAAGAAACTGGCTTAGTTGTGAGTTTAGGGAAATGGGTTTTACAAACTGCCTGTCGTCAAATCAAGTTGTGGCTAGAGCAATATCCATCCCTCAAGTCTCTAACTATTAATGTCAATCTCTCTGGCAAGCAATTAAAAGATCCACAGATCATTAACACAATTGACGATATTCTCCATGAAACAGGAATTCCGCAAAGCTGTTTAAATCTAGAAATTACAGAAACAATTCTCATTGAGAATACAGAAATTGCGGTGAGAGTTTTTCAGCAGTTACGTGCGCGCAATATTCACCTCAGTCTTGATGACTTTGGTACAGGTTTTTCATCCCTGAGCTACCTCCAGAGATTTCCTGTCAATATCATTAAGATCGATCGCTCTTTTATTAGTCAAATTCATTCAGGCGATCGCAATGTTGAGATTGTCAAAGCAATTATTGCCCTTGCCCATGCCATGAATATTAAAGTAATTGCCGAGGGTATAGAGCTACGCGAGCAAATATCTCAACTGCAAGCATGGGATTGTGATTTTGCACAGGGTTATTATTTTGCGCGATCGCTCAGTGCGGAAGCTGCCTCAGCTTTATTAGAAAAAGCTGTGCTTCGCACCGCTTTTTTCTAA
- a CDS encoding F0F1 ATP synthase subunit gamma: protein MANLKSIRDRIGTVKNTRKITEAMRLVAAAKVRRAQQQVLATRPFADRLAQVLYRLQQRIAFEDVSLPLLDKRPVKTVGLLVISGDRGLCGGYNSTIIRRAEARAKELKEQGINYTFILVGRKAAQYFARRDQPIAAKFTNLNQIPNAAEANAIEDEITSAFLAGVIDRVELIYTRFVSLISSRPVVQTLLPLEPQGLEPQDDEIFRLITRGGKFQVEREKREITVKELPKELIFEQNPEQILDALLPLYLSNQILRALQESVASELAARMTAMNNASENAVDLIKNLTLQYNKARQAAITQEILEVVGGAAALT from the coding sequence ATGGCTAACCTCAAATCCATCCGCGATCGCATCGGCACTGTTAAGAATACTCGCAAGATCACTGAAGCAATGCGTCTTGTCGCCGCCGCAAAGGTCAGACGCGCTCAGCAGCAAGTTTTAGCAACACGTCCTTTTGCCGATCGCTTAGCTCAAGTCCTATACCGCCTCCAGCAGCGCATCGCTTTCGAGGATGTCAGTCTGCCCCTACTCGATAAGCGTCCTGTAAAAACCGTTGGTCTACTGGTAATTTCAGGCGATCGCGGTCTTTGTGGTGGCTATAACTCAACGATTATTCGTCGTGCTGAAGCTCGCGCTAAGGAATTAAAAGAACAAGGTATTAATTACACCTTTATCTTGGTCGGTCGTAAGGCTGCCCAATACTTTGCCCGTCGCGATCAACCTATCGCCGCAAAGTTCACCAACTTAAACCAAATTCCTAATGCTGCTGAAGCCAATGCGATCGAAGATGAAATTACCTCAGCATTTTTGGCTGGTGTAATTGATCGCGTTGAGTTGATCTACACCCGTTTTGTCTCCTTGATTAGCTCTCGCCCAGTAGTCCAAACCCTGCTACCTCTTGAGCCACAGGGATTAGAACCTCAAGATGACGAAATTTTCCGCTTGATTACCCGTGGCGGTAAGTTCCAAGTCGAGCGTGAAAAGCGCGAAATCACCGTTAAGGAATTGCCTAAGGAATTGATCTTTGAACAAAATCCTGAGCAAATCCTTGATGCATTATTGCCACTCTACCTCAGCAACCAAATCCTCCGTGCATTACAAGAATCCGTAGCTAGCGAACTCGCAGCTCGGATGACTGCGATGAACAACGCTAGCGAAAACGCAGTTGACCTCATCAAAAATCTTACCTTGCAATACAACAAAGCTCGTCAAGCCGCAATTACTCAAGAAATTCTTGAAGTTGTCGGTGGCGCAGCCGCTTTGACTTAA